In Shouchella patagoniensis, the following are encoded in one genomic region:
- a CDS encoding DUF948 domain-containing protein produces the protein MDWLGIGVFILSIGFLVAILCLLPTLRNLAKTLDKTSSTIAQAEKSIEEITGEVKVTLYNANETLMDINGKVAKLDPIFDMVHDSAEAAHRATSTLSTYALTRVNAAKQEATVAQPEQIHGILKSAAFLYYFRKAKKQQKKSQEFN, from the coding sequence ATGGATTGGTTAGGAATTGGAGTCTTTATACTATCTATTGGATTTTTAGTTGCGATCTTATGCTTGCTCCCAACATTACGTAATTTAGCTAAAACGTTGGATAAAACATCAAGTACGATCGCACAAGCGGAAAAAAGCATTGAAGAAATTACAGGTGAAGTGAAAGTCACCTTATATAACGCAAATGAAACATTGATGGATATTAACGGGAAAGTCGCAAAGCTTGACCCAATATTTGATATGGTCCACGATTCAGCCGAAGCTGCCCATCGTGCTACATCAACCCTTTCGACATATGCATTAACACGAGTGAATGCTGCAAAACAAGAAGCAACGGTCGCACAACCAGAGCAGATTCATGGCATACTTAAGAGCGCAGCGTTTCTCTATTACTTTCGCAAAGCAAAAAAACAACAGAAAAAAAGTCAAGAATTTAACTAA
- a CDS encoding DUF5665 domain-containing protein, producing MGLSKEQKSRMLPSKHRGDEKRVEENERFEKLLDKLEDMTTNGRLKDMAFHFTDTKQVIKSNLIAGIARGVGLTIGVGLFIALLLAILSLFEPLPIVGDWISQLVGHIENSQHTD from the coding sequence ATGGGACTTAGTAAAGAGCAAAAAAGTAGAATGCTCCCTTCAAAACATCGCGGCGATGAAAAACGAGTAGAGGAAAATGAACGATTTGAAAAGCTACTGGACAAGCTAGAAGATATGACTACGAATGGTCGCTTAAAAGACATGGCGTTTCATTTTACCGACACTAAGCAAGTGATTAAATCAAACCTGATCGCTGGTATCGCTCGTGGTGTTGGCTTAACGATTGGGGTGGGTCTATTTATAGCCTTGCTTCTTGCTATATTAAGCTTATTTGAACCACTTCCTATCGTTGGCGATTGGATCAGCCAATTAGTTGGTCACATTGAAAATTCACAGCACACAGACTAG
- a CDS encoding class I SAM-dependent methyltransferase, with amino-acid sequence MNKDYEEKPATYYQGINHQLFSIIEPSVKQVLDVGCSEGLLGAAIKDAYSATVHGFEQFPSAVAAARKKLDSVTVGDIEADPLPFEQGTFDAIIFADVLEHMVDPWAVLEKVKPYLTSEGAVYASIPNVGHISIIEELLNGTWNYVDAGLLDKTHLRFFTKNGIDQLFTASGFSIELIVNNQSAHPHQLQLIHQLMNISTQLGINTTDLNERTLAYQYMLKAKPVK; translated from the coding sequence ATGAATAAAGACTACGAAGAAAAGCCAGCAACTTATTATCAAGGCATCAACCATCAGTTATTTTCCATTATTGAACCGTCCGTAAAACAAGTTCTCGATGTTGGCTGTAGCGAGGGATTACTGGGAGCTGCAATCAAAGATGCTTATAGCGCTACTGTGCACGGATTTGAACAATTCCCATCGGCAGTGGCAGCAGCAAGGAAGAAGCTTGATTCCGTCACCGTGGGAGATATCGAAGCCGATCCACTTCCTTTTGAACAAGGGACATTTGATGCTATTATTTTTGCAGATGTATTGGAACATATGGTTGACCCCTGGGCTGTTCTTGAGAAAGTAAAACCATACTTAACTTCAGAAGGAGCTGTATACGCAAGCATTCCAAATGTTGGTCATATTTCAATCATCGAAGAACTGTTGAACGGAACATGGAATTACGTAGATGCAGGGTTACTTGATAAAACGCATTTGCGTTTCTTTACAAAAAACGGAATTGATCAACTTTTTACTGCAAGTGGTTTTTCAATTGAATTAATTGTCAACAACCAAAGTGCACACCCCCATCAACTTCAGTTGATTCATCAGTTAATGAACATCAGTACACAGCTAGGGATTAATACGACTGATTTAAATGAACGAACACTTGCCTATCAGTATATGCTTAAAGCAAAACCTGTGAAGTAA
- a CDS encoding ROK family protein — protein MTEIRYGGLEAGGTKMVCAVTNETGEWIDRMTIPTRFPEETIPEIVAFFERNKIDCLGIGSFGPLDLVDGSPNYGSLANTPKEGWREFPLLEAFRPLNVPVLMTTDVNGAALAESTVGAAKGLDSCIYITVGTGIGAGAIVNGAILEGLSHPEMGHISVVRHPEDTYKGKCPYHEDCLEGLAAGPAVQARWGQAGVELAENESVWKMEAFYLAQAIASYSYVLAPKKIILGGGVMKQYQLYPLVHKELAKQLNGYINVGNLEEYVVAPGLGDDAGIQGAILLAKKAYESA, from the coding sequence ATGACAGAAATTCGATATGGGGGTTTGGAAGCCGGGGGAACAAAGATGGTTTGTGCAGTCACAAATGAAACAGGTGAATGGATTGACCGCATGACAATTCCGACGAGGTTCCCGGAAGAAACAATACCAGAAATAGTCGCTTTTTTTGAAAGAAATAAAATAGATTGTCTTGGGATTGGCAGCTTCGGCCCACTTGATTTGGTTGATGGATCACCGAACTATGGCTCACTTGCAAACACACCTAAAGAAGGATGGCGAGAATTTCCCCTTCTCGAGGCGTTTCGCCCATTAAATGTTCCAGTGTTAATGACGACAGATGTTAATGGGGCTGCTTTAGCAGAGTCTACTGTGGGGGCCGCGAAAGGGTTAGATAGTTGCATTTACATAACCGTCGGTACTGGTATTGGGGCAGGTGCGATTGTGAATGGTGCGATTCTAGAAGGGTTAAGTCACCCTGAAATGGGACATATATCAGTTGTTCGTCATCCTGAAGACACGTACAAGGGAAAATGTCCGTACCATGAAGATTGTTTAGAAGGACTTGCAGCAGGACCTGCTGTACAAGCACGTTGGGGACAAGCTGGCGTAGAATTAGCGGAAAATGAGTCAGTTTGGAAAATGGAAGCTTTCTACTTAGCACAAGCGATTGCTTCATATTCATATGTGCTAGCCCCAAAGAAAATTATTTTAGGCGGAGGCGTGATGAAGCAATACCAACTTTACCCTCTCGTCCACAAAGAATTAGCAAAACAATTAAATGGTTATATAAATGTTGGCAATTTAGAAGAATACGTAGTTGCCCCTGGGCTTGGTGATGACGCTGGAATTCAAGGCGCTATTTTGCTTGCAAAAAAAGCATATGAATCTGCTTAA
- a CDS encoding M20/M25/M40 family metallo-hydrolase encodes MARVQQIEERYPHAERVLALTKELVHQPSISGTTQEINMAETILAILKRNPYFQKNPSQIMQVPLEKDPLGRVAIVAMLAKEPKQKEATVLLSHFDVVGVDDFGLYKEDAFLPEQLMSRLLAEQEGYLDNDARKDLDSGDYMFGRGSMDMKAGLAMQLSVMEDVALDPTSKANLCLVAVPDEEKLSLGMFAAVGELEKLYNQGWRFNACVCSEPNFSAYPNDWNKYVYTGSTGKLLPFIYCLGRETHVGQPLEGINASVMAAQLAVEMEWSEAFSDTINGESSPSPTCLRIRDLKDTYDVQTPNESYLFYNVLTLNSGPDQVMQAVKKACLQASRLIHERLVKHRSVFGNEAMAEAVPEPAVYTLPELYELGLKKYGESFKEAYDNLLKDSIESGDYSAQTLALARGISTYFLDKAPFYLMLLQPPYYPHVQLNDKKDSELLAITEELQRISADAFGQNLVIKTFFPGLSDVSYCRSVEGEKAEDALERYMPLYKKSYHIPMQSIRKLDIPTINVGPFGKDAHKRTERLQISYSTEVAPVLLRYTIDQLASK; translated from the coding sequence ATGGCAAGGGTGCAGCAGATCGAGGAACGCTATCCGCATGCGGAGCGTGTATTAGCTTTAACAAAAGAGCTTGTTCATCAGCCAAGTATTTCAGGCACGACCCAGGAAATCAATATGGCTGAAACGATTCTTGCAATTTTAAAACGCAACCCTTATTTTCAGAAAAATCCATCACAAATAATGCAAGTACCTTTAGAAAAGGATCCTTTAGGAAGAGTAGCAATTGTGGCGATGCTTGCGAAGGAACCAAAACAAAAAGAGGCAACGGTGTTACTGAGTCATTTTGATGTAGTAGGTGTTGATGATTTTGGACTATATAAAGAAGATGCGTTTTTGCCAGAACAATTAATGTCACGCCTATTGGCAGAACAAGAAGGGTATCTGGATAATGATGCTCGTAAAGATCTTGATTCAGGTGATTATATGTTTGGGCGAGGCAGCATGGATATGAAAGCAGGGCTTGCAATGCAACTTTCAGTGATGGAGGATGTAGCTTTAGATCCAACTTCGAAGGCGAATCTTTGCCTTGTCGCGGTCCCTGATGAAGAAAAACTTTCGCTTGGTATGTTTGCGGCTGTCGGTGAATTAGAAAAGCTATACAATCAAGGGTGGCGCTTTAACGCCTGTGTTTGTTCTGAACCTAATTTTTCTGCTTATCCGAACGATTGGAATAAATATGTGTACACCGGTTCAACAGGAAAATTATTGCCATTCATTTATTGTCTTGGTAGAGAAACGCACGTAGGGCAACCACTTGAAGGTATTAACGCATCTGTGATGGCGGCTCAACTTGCGGTGGAAATGGAATGGTCAGAGGCTTTTTCTGATACTATAAACGGAGAATCTTCACCCTCACCTACATGCTTGAGGATACGGGATTTGAAAGATACGTATGATGTGCAAACGCCAAATGAATCCTATCTTTTTTATAATGTCTTAACACTGAATTCCGGTCCAGATCAAGTCATGCAAGCTGTAAAAAAAGCCTGCTTACAGGCAAGTCGATTAATTCATGAGCGTCTTGTTAAACACCGGTCTGTATTTGGAAATGAAGCGATGGCGGAAGCGGTGCCAGAACCAGCTGTTTACACATTACCAGAATTGTATGAACTAGGTTTAAAAAAATATGGAGAATCGTTTAAAGAAGCATACGATAACTTACTTAAAGATAGTATAGAAAGCGGGGATTATTCGGCACAAACGCTTGCATTAGCAAGAGGAATTTCGACTTATTTTCTTGATAAAGCGCCATTTTACCTTATGTTACTACAACCACCATATTATCCTCATGTGCAATTAAACGATAAAAAAGATTCGGAATTATTAGCCATAACCGAAGAGTTACAAAGAATAAGCGCAGATGCATTTGGCCAAAACTTAGTGATTAAAACGTTTTTTCCAGGATTATCTGACGTTAGTTATTGTCGCTCTGTGGAAGGAGAAAAAGCGGAGGATGCCCTCGAGCGATATATGCCTCTCTATAAGAAAAGTTACCATATTCCAATGCAATCGATTCGGAAACTTGATATTCCCACAATCAATGTTGGACCGTTTGGGAAAGATGCACATAAGCGGACAGAGCGCTTACAAATCTCTTATTCGACGGAGGTTGCTCCAGTATTGCTTCGGTATACAATCGATCAACTTGCGTCCAAGTGA